The following proteins are encoded in a genomic region of Corylus avellana chromosome ca4, CavTom2PMs-1.0:
- the LOC132179393 gene encoding protein NRT1/ PTR FAMILY 5.2-like translates to MAVEDQEALDEYTQDGTVDLKGNPARRSKRGGWTACSFIVVYEIFERMAYYGISSNLIVYLTKKLHQGTVTSANNVTNWVGTIWLTPILGAYVADAHLGRYWTFVIASIIYISGMSLLTLAVSLPTLKPPSCLETDIENCKKASTLQLAVFYGALYTLAVGTGGTKPNISTIGADQFDDFNPKEKAHKLSFFNWWFFSIFFGTLFANTVLVWIQDNVGWTLGYALPTLGLAISISIFLAGTPFYRHKVLAGSPFTRMAKVIVAAIRKWMVRIPNDPKELYELDLEEYAKKGKFRIDSTPTLRFLSKAAVKTGATNPWMLCSVTQVEETKQMLRMIPIWVATFVPSTTAAQINTLFVKQGTTLDRGIGSFKIPPASFGAFVTISMLVSVVLYDRFFVKIMQRWTKNPRGITLLQRMGIGLFIHIIIMIIASLTESYRLSVAKKHGLVENGGQVPLTIFVLLPQFVLMGTSEAFLEVAKIEFFYDQAPENMKSLGTSYSMTTFGVGNFLSSFLLSTVSHITKEHAHRGWILNNLNASHLDYYYAFLAILTFLNFIFFLVVIKFYVYKAEISDSIEVLTEELNGMRIKVSDQEESRRLAD, encoded by the exons AAGAAGCTCTTGATGAATACACGCAGGATGGGACAGTGGATCTCAAAGGCAACCCGGCCCGTAGATCCAAGCGAGGTGGATGGACTGCTTGCTCCTTTATTGTTG TCTACGAGATCTTTGAACGTATGGCGTATTATGGAATATCTTCCAATCTGATTGTGTATTTAACAAAGAAGCTCCACCAGGGTACTGTCACCTCGGCCAACAACGTCACCAATTGGGTCGGAACTATTTGGCTCACTCCAATCTTGGGTGCTTATGTTGCTGATGCTCATCTCGGCCGTTACTGGACCTTCGTTATTGCCTCCATCATTTATATCTCC GGAATGTCACTTCTAACGTTGGCCGTCTCACTCCCGACCTTAAAACCACCTAGCTGCTTAGAGACAGATATCGAGAACTGTAAGAAGGCTTCGACATTACAGCTAGCAGTGTTTTATGGTGCACTCTATACCTTAGCCGTCGGAACTGGTGGAACCAAGCCGAACATCTCCACCATCGGAGCAGACCAATTTGATGATTTCAACCCCAAGGAGAAGGCTCACAAGCTGTCCTTCTTCAATTGGTGGTTTTTCAGCATCTTCTTCGGGACACTCTTTGCCAATACGGTTCTTGTTTGGATACAAGACAATGTAGGATGGACTTTAGGATATGCGCTTCCCACTCTTGGACTTGCAATATCCATTTCCATCTTCTTGGCCGGCACACCCTTCTATAGACACAAAGTGCTCGCAGGCAGCCCCTTCACGAGGATGGCAAAGGTCATTGTGGCTGCTATAAGGAAATGGATGGTGCGTATTCCTAATGATCCCAAAGAGCTATATGAGCTTGACTTGGAAGAGTATGCTAAGAAAGGAAAGTTCAGGATTGATTCCACACCCACCTTGAG GTTCCTCAGCAAAGCAGCTGTGAAAACTGGTGCAACTAATCCATGGATGCTTTGCTCAGTTACGCAAGTAGAAGAGACAAAACAAATGTTAAGAATGATCCCAATCTGGGTTGCCACGTTCGTACCGAGCACAACGGCCGCCCAGATCAATACCCTTTTCGTCAAGCAAGGGACCACTCTTGATAGAGGCATTGGCAGCTTCAAAATCCCCCCAGCAAGTTTTGGTGCATTTGTAACCATATCCATGCTTGTCTCCGTTGTGCTCTACGATCGGTTTTTTGTCAAGATTATGCAAAGGTGGACTAAGAACCCTAGAGGCATCACTCTCCTTCAAAGAATGGGAATTGGTCTTTTTATCCACATTATAATTATGATAATTGCATCCCTAACCGAGAGTTATAGACTTAGTGTGGCCAAGAAACATGGGTTGGTTGAAAATGGAGGACAGGTTCCTCTAACCATATTTGTTTTGCTTCCCCAGTTCGTGCTTATGGGAACCTCAGAAGCATTTTTAGAGGTTGCCAAGATTGAGTTCTTCTATGACCAGGCGCCAGAAAACATGAAAAGTCTTGGGACTTCCTATTCCATGACCACTTTTGGAGTTGGAAACTTTCTGAGTAGTTTCCTGCTTTCAACAGTGTCTCACATAACCAAGGAGCATGCTCACCGCGGATGGATTCTAAACAACCTGAATGCTTCCCATCTTGATTATTATTATGCATTTTTGGCAATACTAACATTTTtgaacttcatcttcttcttggtTGTGATTAAGTTTTATGTGTATAAGGCTGAAATTTCGGATTCAATCGAAGTGCTTACAGAAGAATTGAATGGGATGCGTATCAAGGTATCTGACCAAGAGGAATCCAGAAGGCTAGCTGACTGA
- the LOC132179864 gene encoding protein unc-13 homolog has product MGQHTRRESLSAPHVASRPDHHDSAEIDLMWPFVKIAGMDRDDIRETAYEIFFTACRSSPGFGGRNALTFYSSNHHESGGDASVGTNKAQAVVVMTPTSRVKRALGLKMLGRSPSRRMVSGAGGNAGGSNPSSPGEKGSPSGSISFTVPPPARPRRPMTSAEIMRQQMRVTEQSDNRLRKTLMRTLVGQMGRRAETIILPLELLRHLKPPEFNDSHEYHLWQRRQFKVLEAGLLLHPSVPLEKSNTFAMRLRDIIRSSELKTIDTGKNSDTMRTLLNSVVSLAWRSASGTPTDVCHWADGFPLNIHLYTALLQCIFDVRDETLVLDEVDELLELIKKTWSTLGITRVIHNLCFTWVLFQQYILTGQIEQDLLCASHAMLAEVANDVKRPGREGMYIKILSSVLSSMQGWAEKRLLNYHHYFQRGNVGLLESLLPLVLSTSKILGEDVKFTEGVGHEEGGVTLVDSTGDRVNHYIRSSLKSAFAKIIEIGNVMSVAAEVKQEANEALLQLAKDTEDLAMKERGSFSPILKKWHPTAAAVAAVTLHSCYGNVLKQYLGGVSLLTTETVGVLQTAGKLEKHLVQMVVEDSAECDDGGKAIVREMVPYEVESIILHLLQTWIHERLKKGKECLVRAKETETWNPKSKSEPYAQSAVELTKLAKETADNFFEIPIGITEDLVLDLADGLETHFQEYATFVASCGSKQSYIPTLPPLTRCNRDSKFLKLWKKASPCVGAEEYDHQYGVNEGQHPRPSTSRGTQRLYIRLNTLHYLLSHLHSLDKTLSISPRIVPSTRNRFSNNRRSFSSYFEVASSSIEAACLHVSEVAAYRLIFLDSNSVFYGCLYVDDVTNARIRPALRTLKQNLTLMTSILTDRAQSPAIKEVMKASFEAYLMVLLAGGSSRVFYWSDHEMLEEDFKSLKQVFCMCGEGLIAEEVVDREAEIVEGVITLMGQGTEQLVEDFSIVTCETSGIGVVGSGQKLPMPPTTGRWNRADPNTILRVLCHRNDRAANKFLKRAFQLAKRR; this is encoded by the exons ATGGGCCAACACACGCGCCGTGAGTCCCTATCCGCGCCCCACGTGGCTTCTCGGCCCGATCACCATGACTCTGCCGAGATTGACCTTATGTGGCCCTTCGTCAAGATCGCCGGCATGGACCGCGATGATATCCGGGAGACGGCGTATGAGATATTCTTCACGGCGTGCCGGTCGTCTCCGGGGTTCGGTGGCCGCAATGCGCTGACGTTCTACTCGTCAAACCACCACGAGAGCGGTGGGGACGCGTCTGTGGGGACGAATAAGGCCCAAGCGGTGGTGGTGATGACCCCTACGAGCCGGGTGAAGAGGGCGCTCGGGTTGAAGATGTTGGGGCGGTCACCGTCGAGGAGGATGGTGTCCGGCGCGGGGGGCAATGCGGGCGGGTCCAATCCTTCTTCACCGGGTGAAAAGGGCAGCCCCTCCGGCTCCATATCGTTCACGGTTCCGCCGCCAGCGAGGCCAAGGCGGCCCATGACGTCAGCCGAGATCATGAGGCAGCAGATGCGGGTGACGGAGCAGAGCGATAACCGGCTCAGAAAGACGCTCATGAGGACCCTCGTTGGCCAA ATGGGTAGACGAGCAGAGACAATAATCCTTCCATTAGAGCTCCTCCGCCACCTAAAGCCTCCGGAATTCAACGACTCCCACGAATACCATCTCTGGCAAAGGCGGCAGTTCAAAGTCCTTGAGGCAGGGCTTCTCCTCCACCCTTCAGTTCCCTTGGAGAAATCAAACACCTTCGCCATGCGTTTGAGGGACATCATCCGATCCAGCGAGTTAAAAACAATCGACACCGGAAAGAACTCCGACACCATGAGAACTCTCTTGAATTCCGTTGTCTCCTTAGCATGGCGAAGCGCCAGCGGAACTCCCACCGACGTTTGCCACTGGGCTGACGGATTCCCTCTCAACATCCACCTCTACACTGCTCTTCTCCAGTGCATCTTTGACGTCAGGGATGAGACGTTAGTCCTCGACGAAGTGGACGAGCTTCTAGAGCTAATCAAGAAGACATGGTCAACGCTGGGAATCACCCGGGTCATACACAACTTGTGTTTTACTTGGGTTCTGTTTCAGCAGTATATTCTGACAGGTCAGATAGAACAGGACCTTCTCTGTGCCTCCCATGCTATGTTAGCAGAGGTGGCAAACGATGTCAAGCGACCAGGCCGAGAGGGCATGTATATCAAGATCCTGTCGTCCGTACTGTCTTCCATGCAGGGGTGGGCAGAGAAGAGATTGCTCAATTACCATCACTATTTCCAGAGGGGAAATGTCGGCCTACTTGAAAGCCTTCTCCCTTTGGTTTTATCCACCTCAAAGATTTTAGGTGAGGATGTTAAATTCACCGAAGGGGTCGGGCATGAGGAAGGAGGGGTAACTTTGGTGGACTCCACCGGGGATCGTGTCAACCACTATATACGATCATCTCTAAAAAGCGCATTTGCCAAG ATAATTGAAATCGGGAATGTGATGAGTGTTGCTGCCGAAGTGAAGCAAGAGGCAAACGAAGCTCTACTTCAATTAGCTAAGGACACTGAGGATTTGGCAATGAAGGAGAGGGGAAGCTTCAGTCCCATACTGAAGAAATGGCACCCAACTGCAGCTGCAGTTGCTGCTGTTACGCTACATAGTTGCTACGGAAATGTGCTGAAACAATATTTAGGTGGGGTGTCGTTGCTCACAACAGAGACAGTCGGGGTGCTGCAGACGGCTGGAAAGCTGGAAAAGCATTTGGTACAAATGGTAGTTGAAGACTCTGCTGAGTGCGATGATGGAGGCAAAGCAATCGTGCGAGAGATGGTTCCATATGAAGTTGAATCAATCATATTGCACCTCTTGCAAACATGGATTCATGAGAGGTTGAAGAAAGGGAAAGAGTGTCTCGTACGAGCAAAAGAGACCGAA ACATGGAATCCAAAGTCCAAATCAGAGCCATATGCGCAATCAGCTGTGGAACTAACGAAATTGGCCAAGGAAACTGCGGACAACTTCTTCGAAATCCCAATTGGAATTACCGAAGATTTAGTTCTAGATCTTGCTGATGGTTTGGAGACTCACTTCCAGGAGTATGCTACATTTGTTGCATCATGTG gTTCAAAGCAAAGCTATATCCCAACACTTCCTCCTCTAACCAGATGCAATCGAGACTCAAAGTTCCTCAAGCTGTGGAAAAAAGCTAGCCCATGTGTTGGTGCAGAAGAGTATGATCACCAATATGGAGTAAATGAAGGTCAACATCCTCGCCCATCAACTAGCCGAGGAACACAACGCCTCTACATCCGCCTCAACACCCTGCATTATCTTCTCTCCCACCTCCACTCCCTCGACAAAACTCTCTCCATCTCCCCTCGCATCGTTCCTTCTACCCGCAACCGTTTCAGCAACAACCGGAGGTCTTTCAGCTCATACTTTGAGGTTGCTAGCTCATCCATCGAAGCCGCCTGCCTACACGTCTCAGAAGTTGCCGCCTACCGCCTCATCTTCCTTGACTCCAACTCTGTCTTCTACGGTTGTCTCTATGTCGACGACGTCACCAATGCAAGGATTCGACCGGCATTGCGAACTCTCAAGCAGAATCTCACTCTCATGACATCGATTCTCACCGACCGAGCTCAATCCCCGGCGATAAAAGAAGTCATGAAGGCATCGTTCGAGGCATACCTTATGGTTTTGCTTGCTGGGGGGTCCTCCAGGGTCTTCTATTGGTCTGATCACGAGATGCTTGAGGAGGATTTCAAGAGCTTGAAGCAGGTTTTCTGCATGTGCGGAGAAGGGTTGATAGCTGAGGAAGTGGTGGACCGGGAGGCTGAAATAGTTGAAGGGGTGATAACATTGATGGGGCAGGGCACCGAACAACTCGTGGAAGATTTTAGCATTGTGACATGTGAAACAAGCGGCATTGGAGTTGTGGGTTCAGGGCAAAAGCTACCGATGCCTCCAACAACAGGAAGGTGGAATAGAGCGGATCCGAATACAATATTAAGAGTGTTGTGCCACAGGAATGACAGAGCCGCAAATAAGTTCTTGAAGAGGGCATTCCAATTGGCAAAGAGGAGatga